The genomic window AATTCGACCTTTTTTCCAAGCTTAATATACGCAATACGCGAACGAACTAAATATTGAAACAAATAAACAGCGTAAGCGGTTACAGCCAGGAACGCAAGCAAGTTAATCGTTAACAACGTACCCATGTTTGTATGACCCCTTTCTTATTATCTACCCCGTGATGTTGTCTAAAATATTCAAAATATTACTACCTTTATTATATAATGAATGAGCATTCAGTCAACTATTTTGCGAATAATAATAATCCACCCACTTGCTCAAACTATATAAACGATGGACGCAAGGAGGATTCGTTGATGAGTGGGGCTTTGATTATTTTACTCGCTATTCTATTACTATTCGCTTTAATAACACTTGATTACATATTTGGTCTTATCCACCATCAAAAAGTAGTCAAGCTTAAGAAATATAAACACCATACAAGCAACTTAACTCTTTTTACAGAAGGGAACTGTTTGTTTACAGACTATTTTCGTGAGATAGATCAAGCACGTCACCATATTCACGTGCTTTTTTATATCGTTAAAAATGATGATTTTAGTAAAAGCTTTTTAGACCTTCTGAAAAAAAAGGCTACAGAGGGTGTTGAGGTTAGACTACTAGTTGATTGGTTTGGCTCTAGAAATCTTAAGAAAAAATCCATTAAAGAGCTTGAAGAAACAGGCGTTAAGTTTGCATATGCAGAACGACCGCGTTTTCCGTTCTTCTTTTTTCATATGCAACAAAGAAATCATAGAAAAATCACTGTAATCGATGGCTTAGTAGGATATATGGGGGGCTTTAATGTTGGTAAAGAGTACATTAGTAAAAAGAAAAAGTTTGGTCATTGGCGTGATTATCATTTAAAAGTAACAGGTCCTGGTGTCCACGATTTACAGGATACATTTATTCATGACTGGGAGAAAAATGCGAATGATTTAGTATTTCGCGATATTAATTATTTCCCTGAAGTTGCTGCAGGGCGTGTAGACCATCAACTCGTGCCAACAGATGGCGTGTTTCTAGAAAAAGAATTTATTAATATGATTGCAGATGCGAAAGAAGAGATTATTATTGGTAGTCCGTACTTTATACCTAGTAAGCGTGTGTTTCAAAAATTAATGGAACAGGTTAGAAAAGGGGTGAAAGTGTCAGTCATAGTTCCTAAAAAATCTGACCACCCACTTGTGAAGGAAGCATCTTACCCGTATTTAAAAAAGCTCCTTGAACAAGGGGGAAGAGTATTTGAGTATGGCAACGGATTTTACCACGCCAAAGTAATAGTAATTGATGACGTTATATGTGATGTTGGCACTGCCAACTTTGACAAACGCAGTTTATATTTAAATTTCGAAATGAATTGCTATATTTTTGATGGAGGTTTTATTCGAGATATAAAACGGCAATTACGATATGATTTTAATAAATCTAAACCGTTGTCTGTCGAGGATATTAAGCAATTACCTTTTACAACGAAAATCAAAGTTGGCATTGCGCAGCTTCTTTCACATTTTTTATAGGTTTGCGAACATACTTGTGTAGCACATGAAAAAGTGACACAACTCCTATTTTCGTGTTACTTTTTTTCACATAAAACAACGGAAACTGGGGTGAACATGATGAGAGTGAGATTTGGATATGTGGCACAAGCTCTGTCTATTTGGGACGGTAGCACCGCCAAAACCCTCACATTCACACGATGGAGTAAAATGAAAAAGACCGAGCGTGAAGATAAGTTGAAAGAGGTCACGTTCACTAATCTACAAAACACTATGCGAGCTATTCACTATAATATTGCTCATCAAATACATTTGTACAGAATGTCTTCTTCGATTGTACCGCTCGCCACACACCCAGAGGCAAAGTGGCCGTATAGAGATATTTTTGCAGAAGAATTTGCGAAAATAGGGAAGCTTGTGAAGGAGGCCAATATGCGCGTTAGCTTACACCCCAATCAGTTCACTTTATTTACGAGCGATAAAGAGCATGTGACCACCAATGCGGTTACTGATATGGAATATCATTATGATATGTTTGAAGCAATGGGACTGACAGATGAAGGCGTCATTAACATTCATGTTGGTGGCTCGTATGGGGATAAATCGGCTGCTTTAGAACGTTTTTATAAAAATATTAAAAAGCTACCTGCCGATCCAAAAAGCTGCATGACTCTTGAGAATGATGATAAAACATACACAGCGGAGGAAACGCTTGATGTTTGTCAACATGAGCATATCCCGATGGTATTTGATTACCACCATCATTGGGCTAATCTGAGTGAAACCCCGCTAGAGGATTTGTTACCTAAAATCTTTGCGACGTGGGATAACCATCCGTTCCCTCCAAAAGTACATATTTCATCACCTAAATCGGATAAGGATTTTCGACATCATGCCAATTTTGTGGATATGGCGTTTTTAGAACCCTTTTTCCAAGTTGTTCATGACATGAATATTGACTTTGACGTTATGATAGAGGCAAAGGAAAAGGATCGAGCTATGCTAGCACTTGTCGATGACTTGTCGCGTATACGTGGTGTAAAGCGAATTGACGGATCTACGTTAGAGTGGTAACCTGACTCTCCCACACCTGAATGAAGAAGTGGGGTAAGGAAAAAAATATTTTACGTACGGTGATGGAATGGACGAAAAGTTACTTCTTAAAATGGTTCGCAACTGCTTTTTACAGTATGAGTATTTAATAGAGTCTTTTCCGTTACATGAGGAAGATATAGTACACCTTTGTCAAGAAGTTCAACGGATTA from Bacillus sp. HMF5848 includes these protein-coding regions:
- the cls gene encoding cardiolipin synthase, encoding MSGALIILLAILLLFALITLDYIFGLIHHQKVVKLKKYKHHTSNLTLFTEGNCLFTDYFREIDQARHHIHVLFYIVKNDDFSKSFLDLLKKKATEGVEVRLLVDWFGSRNLKKKSIKELEETGVKFAYAERPRFPFFFFHMQQRNHRKITVIDGLVGYMGGFNVGKEYISKKKKFGHWRDYHLKVTGPGVHDLQDTFIHDWEKNANDLVFRDINYFPEVAAGRVDHQLVPTDGVFLEKEFINMIADAKEEIIIGSPYFIPSKRVFQKLMEQVRKGVKVSVIVPKKSDHPLVKEASYPYLKKLLEQGGRVFEYGNGFYHAKVIVIDDVICDVGTANFDKRSLYLNFEMNCYIFDGGFIRDIKRQLRYDFNKSKPLSVEDIKQLPFTTKIKVGIAQLLSHFL
- the uvsE gene encoding UV DNA damage repair endonuclease UvsE → MRVRFGYVAQALSIWDGSTAKTLTFTRWSKMKKTEREDKLKEVTFTNLQNTMRAIHYNIAHQIHLYRMSSSIVPLATHPEAKWPYRDIFAEEFAKIGKLVKEANMRVSLHPNQFTLFTSDKEHVTTNAVTDMEYHYDMFEAMGLTDEGVINIHVGGSYGDKSAALERFYKNIKKLPADPKSCMTLENDDKTYTAEETLDVCQHEHIPMVFDYHHHWANLSETPLEDLLPKIFATWDNHPFPPKVHISSPKSDKDFRHHANFVDMAFLEPFFQVVHDMNIDFDVMIEAKEKDRAMLALVDDLSRIRGVKRIDGSTLEW
- a CDS encoding YqzH family protein, giving the protein MDEKLLLKMVRNCFLQYEYLIESFPLHEEDIVHLCQEVQRIKENDKESSLHDIIQDVVYEYVTQ